The genomic stretch CTACGTCAACGCCTTCTGGTCGGACAGCTGCTTCTGCATGACGTACGGCGACGGCGAGGGCAACGTGAAGCCGCTGACGTCCCTGGACGTGGCCGGCCACGAGATGACCCACGGCGTCACCTCCAACACCGCGGGGCTCAACTACTCCGGTGAGTCGGGCGGTCTGAACGAGGCGACCTCGGACATCTTCGGCACGGCCGTGGAGTTCTACGCGGCCAACTCCAAGGACACCGGCGACTACCTCATCGGCGAGAAGATCGACATCAACGGCGACGGCACGCCGCTGCGTCACATGGACCAGCCGAGCAAGGACGGCTCGTCCGCCAACTACTGGTCGTCGTCGCTGGCGAACCTGGACGTGCACTACTCGTCCGGTCCCGCCAACCACTTCTTCTTCCTGCTGTCGGAGGGCAGCGGCGCGAAGACGATCAACGGCGTCAGCTACAACTCGCCGACGTACAACAGCTCCACGCTCACCGGCATCGGCCGGGACAAGGCGGTCAAGATCTGGTACAAGGCGCTGACCGAGTACATGACCTCGACCACCAACTACAAGGGCGCCCGCACCGCGACGCTGAGCGCGGCCTCGGCCCTGTACGGCTCCACCAGCACCGAGTACAAGGCGGTCGCCGCGGCCTGGACCGCGGTCAACGTCAGCTGACGCACCCCGCGTCGACAGGCGGCACCCGGACCGACAACGGTCCCGGGTGCCGCCCTACGCTAGGGCCCCATGTCCTTCAGCTACGACGACGTCGGCCGTACCCGGGAGCACGACTTCTGCCCGCCCGGTTTCCACCCGCTGCATGTGCGCACCCGCATCGGAGAGGGCACCGAGGTCTTCAGCCGCTCCGCCGAGGCCCTACTGACCTGGGACATGCACCGGGCGATGGGCGTCGGCATCGACGCCTCCGCGGAGCGGGCGGCACCCGGCGTGGACGTCACGGTCACCCTGGCCGGGGTCATCAAGGCGCCCTGCCGGGTGGTGTGGACGGTGGAGGAACACCGCCGCGCGGGCTGGGCGTACGGCACGCTGGACGGCCATCCCGAGTGCGGCGAGGAGTCCTTCGTCGTGGACCGCACCGGGGACGGGACCGTCTGGCTGACGGTGCACGCCTTCAGCCGGGGCGCGAAGTGG from Streptomyces davaonensis JCM 4913 encodes the following:
- a CDS encoding DUF1990 domain-containing protein: MSFSYDDVGRTREHDFCPPGFHPLHVRTRIGEGTEVFSRSAEALLTWDMHRAMGVGIDASAERAAPGVDVTVTLAGVIKAPCRVVWTVEEHRRAGWAYGTLDGHPECGEESFVVDRTGDGTVWLTVHAFSRGAKWYARAGGPATRGLQQAYARRCGVVLRRLCGGDTE